In Papaver somniferum cultivar HN1 chromosome 1, ASM357369v1, whole genome shotgun sequence, a genomic segment contains:
- the LOC113304942 gene encoding uncharacterized protein LOC113304942 isoform X3 — protein MVIPDALNRCMNRAWPGLGEALKGSIENKIHGMATEQGSLMEIVSRKYGDNFKASEVATVVSGGAWGVDVMTWQLYLYCWTAFDLAIECERLYLHEDLIYFQSNLTEATFSPPLSADPPEEKEKEEDDLEAAMMSWLMVRSLLLLDKEMLERVVLLQLCSQASRCQGHND, from the exons ATGGTTATCCCTGATGCTCTCAA TAGATGCATGAATAGAGCTTGGCCTGGTCTTGGAGAAGCTCTAAAAGGTAGCATTGAGAATAAGATTCATGG GATGGCAACGGAACAAGGATCGTTGATGGAAATTGTATCCAGAAAATATGGTGATAACTTCAAA GCGAGTGAGGTTGCCACTGTTGTTAGTGGTGGTGCTTGGGGTGTTGATGTTATGACTTGGCAGTTGTATTTGTATTGTTGGACTGCATTTGACTTGGCAATA GAGTGTGAGAGACTATACCTGCACGAAGACCTGATATATTTCCAGTCCAACTTAACGGAAGCAACGTTTTCACCACCATTGTCAGCAGATCctccagaagaaaaagaaaaggaggaaGATGATCTTGAAG CTGCAATGATGTCTTGGTTGATGGTAAGATCACTGTTGCTGCTGGATAAGGAAATGTTGGAAAGGGTTGTCCTTTTGCAGTTGTGCTCTCAAGCAAGCCGGTGCCAAGGTCATAATGactga
- the LOC113304942 gene encoding uncharacterized protein LOC113304942 isoform X4: MVIPDALNRCMNRAWPGLGEALKGSIENKIHGMATEQGSLMEIVSRKYGDNFKVMELSKSTPSAEVCLHKECERLYLHEDLIYFQSNLTEATFSPPLSADPPEEKEKEEDDLEAAMMSWLMVRSLLLLDKEMLERVVLLQLCSQASRCQGHND, encoded by the exons ATGGTTATCCCTGATGCTCTCAA TAGATGCATGAATAGAGCTTGGCCTGGTCTTGGAGAAGCTCTAAAAGGTAGCATTGAGAATAAGATTCATGG GATGGCAACGGAACAAGGATCGTTGATGGAAATTGTATCCAGAAAATATGGTGATAACTTCAAAG TTATGGAGTTGAGCAAGAGTACACCCTCCGCAGAAGTATGTTTACACAAG GAGTGTGAGAGACTATACCTGCACGAAGACCTGATATATTTCCAGTCCAACTTAACGGAAGCAACGTTTTCACCACCATTGTCAGCAGATCctccagaagaaaaagaaaaggaggaaGATGATCTTGAAG CTGCAATGATGTCTTGGTTGATGGTAAGATCACTGTTGCTGCTGGATAAGGAAATGTTGGAAAGGGTTGTCCTTTTGCAGTTGTGCTCTCAAGCAAGCCGGTGCCAAGGTCATAATGactga
- the LOC113304942 gene encoding uncharacterized protein LOC113304942 isoform X1, whose protein sequence is MVIPDALNRCMNRAWPGLGEALKGSIENKIHGMATEQGSLMEIVSRKYGDNFKVMELSKSTPSAEVCLHKASEVATVVSGGAWGVDVMTWQLYLYCWTAFDLAIECERLYLHEDLIYFQSNLTEATFSPPLSADPPEEKEKEEDDLEAAMMSWLMVRSLLLLDKEMLERVVLLQLCSQASRCQGHND, encoded by the exons ATGGTTATCCCTGATGCTCTCAA TAGATGCATGAATAGAGCTTGGCCTGGTCTTGGAGAAGCTCTAAAAGGTAGCATTGAGAATAAGATTCATGG GATGGCAACGGAACAAGGATCGTTGATGGAAATTGTATCCAGAAAATATGGTGATAACTTCAAAG TTATGGAGTTGAGCAAGAGTACACCCTCCGCAGAAGTATGTTTACACAAG GCGAGTGAGGTTGCCACTGTTGTTAGTGGTGGTGCTTGGGGTGTTGATGTTATGACTTGGCAGTTGTATTTGTATTGTTGGACTGCATTTGACTTGGCAATA GAGTGTGAGAGACTATACCTGCACGAAGACCTGATATATTTCCAGTCCAACTTAACGGAAGCAACGTTTTCACCACCATTGTCAGCAGATCctccagaagaaaaagaaaaggaggaaGATGATCTTGAAG CTGCAATGATGTCTTGGTTGATGGTAAGATCACTGTTGCTGCTGGATAAGGAAATGTTGGAAAGGGTTGTCCTTTTGCAGTTGTGCTCTCAAGCAAGCCGGTGCCAAGGTCATAATGactga
- the LOC113304942 gene encoding uncharacterized protein LOC113304942 isoform X2 has translation MVIPDALKCMNRAWPGLGEALKGSIENKIHGMATEQGSLMEIVSRKYGDNFKVMELSKSTPSAEVCLHKASEVATVVSGGAWGVDVMTWQLYLYCWTAFDLAIECERLYLHEDLIYFQSNLTEATFSPPLSADPPEEKEKEEDDLEAAMMSWLMVRSLLLLDKEMLERVVLLQLCSQASRCQGHND, from the exons ATGGTTATCCCTGATGCTCTCAA ATGCATGAATAGAGCTTGGCCTGGTCTTGGAGAAGCTCTAAAAGGTAGCATTGAGAATAAGATTCATGG GATGGCAACGGAACAAGGATCGTTGATGGAAATTGTATCCAGAAAATATGGTGATAACTTCAAAG TTATGGAGTTGAGCAAGAGTACACCCTCCGCAGAAGTATGTTTACACAAG GCGAGTGAGGTTGCCACTGTTGTTAGTGGTGGTGCTTGGGGTGTTGATGTTATGACTTGGCAGTTGTATTTGTATTGTTGGACTGCATTTGACTTGGCAATA GAGTGTGAGAGACTATACCTGCACGAAGACCTGATATATTTCCAGTCCAACTTAACGGAAGCAACGTTTTCACCACCATTGTCAGCAGATCctccagaagaaaaagaaaaggaggaaGATGATCTTGAAG CTGCAATGATGTCTTGGTTGATGGTAAGATCACTGTTGCTGCTGGATAAGGAAATGTTGGAAAGGGTTGTCCTTTTGCAGTTGTGCTCTCAAGCAAGCCGGTGCCAAGGTCATAATGactga